A single region of the Musa acuminata AAA Group cultivar baxijiao chromosome BXJ1-11, Cavendish_Baxijiao_AAA, whole genome shotgun sequence genome encodes:
- the LOC103970063 gene encoding uncharacterized protein LOC103970063 codes for MAFALPSYTLVLFFLSSLLLLHFGDARRHHAVVRLQERSPHGLAFQEPMPFPPTAFEFFHPKLLLPPASAPMPLASSSFYPAATSAKVRADEEVEAAGEHSSPAGSGGVGASGVAAVVLGLALVVIAAMLASYVVVVRRRSDVRRAKSTVQPDA; via the coding sequence ATGGCCTTCGCACTTCCTTCTTACACGCTGGTGCTgttctttctctcttctctcctcctcctgcACTTCGGCGATGCACGACGACACCACGCCGTCGTGAGGCTGCAGGAGAGGTCGCCCCATGGGCTGGCCTTCCAGGAGCCGATGCCGTTCCCTCCGACGGCGTTCGAGTTCTTCCATCCGAAGCTCCTCCTCCCGCCCGCAAGCGCACCGATGCCCCTGGCGTCGTCGTCGTTCTACCCGGCGGCGACCTCGGCCAAGGTGAGGGCAGACGAGGAGGTGGAGGCGGCGGGCGAGCACTCGTCCCCGGCGGGGAGCGGGGGGGTCGGGGCCAGCGGGGTGGCGGCCGTGGTGCTTGGGCTGGCGCTCGTGGTGATCGCGGCCATGTTGGCATCCTACGTCGTGGTGGTGAGGCGCCGTTCGGACGTGAGGCGGGCGAAAAGCACCGTACAGCCCGATGCGTGA